The proteins below come from a single uncultured Carboxylicivirga sp. genomic window:
- a CDS encoding MBOAT family O-acyltransferase: MLFNSIEFAIFLPIVFVLYWFVISKNLKLQNLLIVGASYLFYGWWDWRFLSLILFSTMVDYIVGRTLGKESNENKRKVLLWISICVNLGFLGFFKYYNFFLDNFIEAFTLLGKPVRVSSLNIILPVGISFYTFQTLSYSIDVYKRKMEPTRDFIAFAAFVSFFPQLVAGPIERATHLLPQFYKKRVFDYTQAVDGMRQILWGLFKKVVIADNCAEYANQIFNNSADFNGSTLLMGAVFFTFQIYGDFSGYSDIAIGTSRLFGFDLMRNFAFPYFSRDIAEFWRRWHISLSTWFRDYLYIPLGGSRGSLWMKVRNTFIIFLVSGFWHGANWTFLFWGALNAVYFLPLLLTKNNRNHIDIVAKGKIVPNLRDLMMMILTFAMVVFAWIFFRAESITHAFAIIKTIFSGSLFAMPAFIPKGTIAAVLLFIIVEWMGRENEYAIESVGTIKIPIVRYGVYYLVLIAIVLLQGNQQEFIYFQF; encoded by the coding sequence ATGCTTTTTAATTCCATTGAATTTGCAATTTTTTTGCCTATTGTTTTTGTGCTTTATTGGTTTGTGATCAGTAAGAATTTAAAGCTTCAAAACCTGTTGATTGTTGGGGCGAGCTATCTTTTTTATGGGTGGTGGGACTGGAGGTTTTTATCTCTGATACTTTTTAGTACAATGGTAGATTATATTGTTGGCCGTACTTTAGGAAAGGAGTCAAACGAAAACAAAAGAAAAGTTCTCCTTTGGATCAGTATTTGTGTTAATCTGGGATTTCTGGGATTTTTTAAGTATTATAACTTTTTCCTTGATAATTTTATCGAAGCATTTACATTATTGGGAAAACCTGTAAGAGTTAGTTCCTTAAATATTATTCTACCCGTTGGGATAAGTTTTTATACTTTTCAAACACTTAGTTATTCTATAGATGTTTACAAACGAAAAATGGAACCCACACGTGATTTTATTGCATTTGCAGCCTTTGTAAGCTTTTTTCCCCAGTTAGTTGCCGGCCCCATAGAACGAGCTACACATTTACTCCCCCAGTTTTATAAAAAGCGGGTATTTGATTACACTCAGGCAGTAGATGGTATGCGACAGATATTGTGGGGATTGTTTAAGAAGGTAGTTATTGCCGATAACTGTGCCGAATATGCCAACCAGATCTTTAATAATTCAGCTGATTTCAATGGTAGCACCTTATTGATGGGGGCTGTGTTCTTTACTTTCCAGATATATGGTGATTTTTCGGGATATTCAGATATTGCCATTGGTACCTCTCGTTTATTTGGGTTTGATTTGATGCGAAACTTTGCATTTCCTTATTTTTCGCGTGATATAGCGGAGTTTTGGCGAAGATGGCATATTTCGTTATCAACCTGGTTTCGAGATTATTTGTATATACCTTTGGGTGGTAGTAGAGGTAGTTTGTGGATGAAAGTGAGAAATACGTTTATTATTTTTCTTGTTAGTGGTTTTTGGCATGGTGCCAATTGGACTTTTCTTTTCTGGGGAGCGCTCAATGCTGTATACTTCTTACCTTTATTGCTAACCAAGAATAACCGAAATCATATAGATATTGTAGCAAAAGGCAAAATAGTGCCGAACCTGAGAGATTTGATGATGATGATTTTAACTTTTGCAATGGTTGTTTTTGCCTGGATCTTTTTCAGGGCAGAGAGTATTACTCATGCATTTGCAATTATAAAAACTATTTTTTCAGGGTCTTTATTTGCTATGCCAGCCTTTATTCCCAAAGGAACGATTGCGGCTGTATTGCTCTTTATTATAGTTGAATGGATGGGGCGCGAAAATGAATATGCCATTGAATCAGTCGGTACTATAAAGATACCCATTGTCAGATATGGGGTGTATTATCTGGTTTTGATTGCTATTGTTTTATTACAAGGGAACCAGCAAGAGTTTATTTATTTTCAATTTTAA
- a CDS encoding glycosyltransferase family 4 protein — protein sequence MKLVYFMETLAGKGGTEKVLATKSAYFADVLGYEVHIFILQDKQKLLAYDYSKNIHFHYLGTKVLNENFSVPILHHRLRVLELRRMSEELFKTIQPDIIIGLGLGIGDFVFPHVAKKLKIPTIREYHYSTIAAKNTIALTQPFIRRKKLAIEFKRMFSKLKKYNKLVLLTQQDAEEGKYTTPHVVIPNVLNQSDEAGVSKLVNKRVISVGSMRSRIKRFDRQIELWREVVKTRPEWQLDIYGDGVERSHLQSLIDSYGLNDNVTLHGNVNNISDKYLESSVFIMTSDGEGLPMVIIEAMSYGLPCVSYKCSCGPLDVIREGIDGYVIEMDDRTAFLENLYEVMDNEDLRLQMGKNAKERSLDYTSEKIMPMWVNLFNEVKDINIS from the coding sequence ATGAAGCTTGTATATTTTATGGAGACTCTTGCCGGTAAGGGAGGAACAGAAAAAGTTCTCGCAACTAAATCGGCCTATTTTGCAGATGTACTTGGTTATGAAGTTCATATTTTTATTCTTCAGGATAAACAAAAATTACTGGCCTATGATTATTCGAAAAATATACATTTTCATTACCTGGGAACAAAAGTGTTGAATGAGAATTTTTCTGTTCCAATTCTTCATCATCGTTTACGTGTATTGGAATTACGAAGGATGAGTGAAGAGTTATTTAAAACCATCCAACCCGATATTATTATTGGATTGGGACTGGGGATAGGTGATTTTGTTTTTCCACATGTGGCTAAAAAGTTAAAGATACCCACTATACGGGAGTATCATTATTCGACAATTGCTGCAAAAAATACCATCGCACTTACACAACCTTTTATCAGAAGGAAAAAGTTGGCTATAGAGTTTAAAAGAATGTTTTCTAAACTTAAAAAATACAATAAACTGGTGCTGTTAACCCAGCAGGATGCAGAGGAAGGTAAATACACTACCCCTCATGTGGTTATACCCAATGTACTTAATCAGTCGGATGAAGCAGGAGTTTCGAAGCTTGTAAATAAAAGGGTTATTAGTGTGGGTAGTATGCGAAGCCGCATAAAACGTTTTGATCGTCAGATTGAATTATGGCGCGAGGTGGTGAAAACCCGTCCGGAATGGCAACTTGATATTTATGGTGATGGGGTAGAACGAAGCCACTTGCAAAGTTTAATTGATTCGTATGGTTTAAATGATAATGTAACTTTGCATGGTAATGTTAACAATATTAGCGATAAGTATTTAGAATCTTCTGTTTTTATTATGACTTCTGATGGAGAAGGTTTACCTATGGTGATAATAGAAGCTATGTCCTATGGTCTTCCTTGTGTTTCCTATAAATGTTCCTGTGGTCCATTGGATGTTATTCGTGAAGGAATAGATGGTTATGTAATTGAAATGGATGATAGAACAGCTTTTCTAGAAAATCTGTATGAAGTAATGGACAATGAGGATTTAAGGTTGCAAATGGGAAAGAATGCAAAAGAACGTTCACTAGACTATACGTCGGAGAAAATAATGCCCATGTGGGTAAACTTGTTTAACGAAGTAAAGGACATTAATATTAGTTGA
- a CDS encoding CatB-related O-acetyltransferase, translated as MTDTIRKILWRLLGVDRNHLLKSIDYVFLKNDPYTFIGKRTYDNGAKLWRWTNTPVLIGKYCSIANNVNFIVDGANHSISRITAYPIFDQLFKENERILGESKSDFLDKHNTKRGIEIGNDVWIGMGAIILPGVKIGNGVTIAAGSVVTKDIEDYCIVAGVPARIVDHKCDVSCKRLMNEIAWWDWEDEKIKINAANFMASSIEEFIMKIK; from the coding sequence ATGACAGATACAATACGAAAAATACTGTGGCGTTTATTGGGGGTGGATAGGAATCATTTACTTAAAAGTATTGACTATGTTTTTTTAAAGAATGATCCTTATACTTTCATTGGGAAAAGGACTTATGATAATGGGGCTAAATTGTGGCGTTGGACAAACACCCCTGTTCTTATAGGAAAATACTGTTCAATAGCTAATAATGTTAATTTTATTGTAGATGGGGCCAATCATTCCATCTCAAGAATTACGGCTTATCCAATTTTTGATCAGTTATTTAAGGAAAATGAGAGAATTTTGGGTGAATCAAAGAGTGATTTTTTGGATAAACATAATACTAAGCGAGGAATAGAAATTGGGAATGATGTCTGGATTGGAATGGGGGCAATAATATTACCTGGAGTTAAAATTGGTAATGGTGTTACAATAGCTGCCGGAAGTGTGGTTACAAAGGATATTGAGGATTATTGTATCGTAGCTGGAGTACCGGCACGTATTGTAGATCATAAATGTGATGTATCATGTAAAAGATTAATGAATGAAATTGCCTGGTGGGATTGGGAGGATGAAAAGATAAAAATTAATGCAGCAAATTTTATGGCTAGCTCGATAGAGGAGTTTATTATGAAAATAAAATAA
- a CDS encoding oligosaccharide flippase family protein, translating into MAINQLKAGASLSYLNIVMVNVIGLVLTPFIIRTLGDSEYGLYTLIGSFVAYLSLMDLGLNNTIVRFVSKYRAEKNRIKEDEFLGSIYVIYGVISTLVIIIGLIFYFNIESIFSESLTPDQIIRAKIMYLILVFNIAITLPGGSFTAICNAYEQFVFPRSVNFLRYIIRAVTVVAVLKLGGKAVSLVILDTVLNIVGISSLFIYAKFKLKIRATFSNIHFNAIAPIFNYSVWIFVIAITQSFQWNAGQLVLGINIDTVQVAIFAVGIMLGTYYGAFAGAINTLLLPKASQMVVQGKTSEELTMAMVKVGRLCNGVSLLILSGFFLFGKAFIHLWVGDDYQMSWMVAFLVMLAMTIPLSQSFGNSIIEARNKVRFKAIANLLTITMGVIIGFFLSKEYGIKGMIYPLTAAMFINVIITNLYFRHVFGFKLLLFYSRVYFKQILVLLVLIGSVRFLIGYINIVFTWIGLGLSVFVYATIYSLIFYFFLMNKDEKAIIGKIL; encoded by the coding sequence GTGGCAATCAATCAACTAAAAGCCGGGGCATCACTTTCCTATCTAAATATTGTGATGGTGAATGTAATAGGCCTTGTGTTAACTCCTTTTATTATACGTACATTGGGGGATTCGGAATACGGTTTATATACTCTAATAGGCTCTTTTGTAGCCTATCTCTCATTAATGGATTTGGGGTTGAATAATACCATTGTTCGTTTTGTATCGAAATACAGGGCTGAAAAAAATAGAATAAAAGAAGATGAATTTTTAGGAAGTATCTATGTTATTTATGGAGTAATCTCTACTTTGGTCATAATAATAGGTTTAATTTTTTACTTTAACATCGAATCTATATTTAGCGAATCATTAACTCCCGATCAGATTATCCGGGCTAAAATAATGTATCTTATATTGGTTTTTAATATTGCCATCACTTTGCCTGGTGGTTCTTTTACTGCAATATGTAATGCTTATGAGCAGTTTGTTTTTCCTCGTTCGGTTAACTTTTTACGTTATATAATAAGGGCTGTAACAGTGGTCGCGGTTTTAAAGTTGGGAGGTAAGGCTGTATCATTGGTAATATTAGATACTGTTTTAAATATTGTAGGTATATCTTCTTTGTTTATATATGCTAAATTTAAGTTGAAAATACGTGCAACATTTTCCAATATCCATTTTAATGCCATTGCTCCTATTTTTAACTATTCGGTTTGGATATTTGTAATTGCCATCACTCAGTCGTTTCAATGGAATGCCGGGCAGCTGGTATTAGGTATTAATATCGATACGGTACAGGTGGCTATTTTTGCAGTTGGTATAATGTTAGGAACCTATTATGGTGCTTTTGCCGGAGCTATTAATACCTTATTGCTGCCCAAGGCAAGTCAAATGGTGGTGCAGGGCAAAACATCTGAGGAATTGACAATGGCCATGGTTAAGGTAGGCCGTTTGTGTAATGGAGTATCTCTTTTAATACTAAGTGGTTTCTTTTTATTTGGTAAAGCTTTTATTCATTTATGGGTAGGAGATGATTATCAAATGTCGTGGATGGTTGCTTTTTTGGTTATGTTAGCGATGACTATACCCTTATCTCAAAGTTTTGGTAATTCAATTATTGAAGCCCGAAATAAGGTGCGTTTTAAAGCAATTGCCAATTTATTAACCATTACCATGGGGGTAATTATTGGCTTTTTTTTATCCAAAGAATATGGGATTAAAGGAATGATATATCCATTGACAGCAGCTATGTTTATTAATGTAATTATTACTAATTTATATTTTCGACATGTGTTTGGATTTAAGTTACTTCTATTTTATTCAAGGGTTTATTTTAAACAGATTCTTGTACTTTTAGTATTAATTGGTAGTGTTCGTTTCCTGATTGGATATATAAATATTGTGTTTACCTGGATTGGCTTAGGTCTGTCTGTTTTTGTTTATGCGACGATTTATAGTTTAATATTTTATTTTTTTCTAATGAATAAAGATGAAAAAGCAATAATTGGGAAAATACTATGA
- a CDS encoding DUF4372 domain-containing protein, with product MGKSTIFSGQPIFNQLLTFIDKSEIRKIAKQHGSERYVKKFTTYNHLVVMLFVALEGYSSIREVILGLLANAHKLSHLGLSYLVKRTTFSEANKRRSSKVFEDIYMSVYRKHASSLADSRLQEKELKRLYIMDSSTISLFKDILKGVGRNPKNGKRKAASRLIH from the coding sequence ATGGGTAAAAGTACAATTTTTAGCGGACAGCCTATATTTAATCAGCTGTTAACGTTCATTGACAAGAGTGAGATTAGAAAAATAGCGAAACAACACGGCAGCGAACGGTATGTAAAGAAGTTTACGACCTATAACCATTTGGTTGTGATGTTATTTGTTGCATTAGAAGGTTACTCCTCGATACGCGAGGTTATTCTTGGTTTACTTGCTAATGCGCATAAATTATCCCATTTAGGATTAAGTTATCTGGTAAAACGCACTACTTTTTCAGAGGCTAATAAACGCAGAAGTAGCAAGGTCTTCGAAGATATTTACATGTCTGTCTACAGAAAACATGCTTCCAGTTTAGCGGACAGCCGGCTGCAAGAGAAAGAACTCAAGCGATTGTATATCATGGATTCGTCAACTATTTCCTTGTTCAAGGATATTTTGAAAGGAGTTGGACGCAATCCTAAAAATGGCAAAAGAAAGGCGGCATCAAGGCTCATACACTGA
- a CDS encoding IS4 family transposase, producing the protein MAKERRHQGSYTDKSRRERPCLIRYSEAAKHDHLFLAEAMHLPSGSIITFDKGYVDYARYEVFSDKSIWYVTRLKDNALYKARQEFDIPDDADSGVLKDEEIVLLDGSNKTKEHKARRIAYWDNENGRVFEFITNNMELAAETIAYIYKKRWQIELLFKQLKQNFPLKYFLGDNENAIEIQIWAAMLANLLITLVKSKLKRNWAFSNMVSIIR; encoded by the coding sequence ATGGCAAAAGAAAGGCGGCATCAAGGCTCATACACTGATAAAAGCAGACGAGAACGTCCTTGTTTAATCCGATATAGCGAAGCTGCCAAACACGACCATCTGTTTTTAGCAGAGGCAATGCATTTGCCGTCCGGTTCAATCATAACCTTTGACAAAGGCTATGTTGATTATGCCCGCTATGAGGTGTTTAGCGATAAGTCAATTTGGTATGTTACCCGATTAAAAGACAACGCTCTTTATAAAGCCAGGCAAGAGTTTGATATACCAGATGATGCAGATTCCGGTGTACTAAAAGATGAAGAAATCGTGCTTCTTGATGGTAGTAACAAAACAAAGGAACATAAAGCAAGACGTATTGCATACTGGGATAATGAAAATGGGCGAGTGTTTGAGTTTATCACCAATAACATGGAACTTGCTGCAGAAACAATTGCATACATTTACAAGAAGCGCTGGCAAATAGAGCTGCTATTTAAGCAACTCAAACAAAATTTTCCATTAAAGTATTTTCTTGGCGATAATGAAAACGCAATTGAAATTCAGATATGGGCAGCAATGTTAGCAAACCTGCTTATTACCCTTGTAAAAAGTAAGTTGAAGCGTAATTGGGCATTCTCGAATATGGTTTCTATTATCAGGTAA
- a CDS encoding acyltransferase, which yields MEECSKNDSRIKWIDMLKGITILLVAFNHAVCAAYSDAISTHSSSILFDWFVHSSNSLLAVARMPAFFLAAGIVMAALKKNKLKWFLSKRMPLMIWLIIIWTLLSFLVERIGLHLYPWEPYPYLPQNSLFILPYGNLWFIYALLILSGIAAVVSYMSYLKQMIITIILALLILFSMQYGFLKNILFHNLCFIGLPFFMAGFIFKKQVTYIFKRSNRLMLWMVGLAVFVLLIHSLLFITYGSIRTSGFIRILILNIPVTFFFVGLVVYLMSYSDYINTTFINIGKNSLEIFLLHQFFVALFIHLYKLIGFDVNSVLGKIVLILFPIILCVVFVHYFKGILKPILFTVPKFGNNKVLVRLPRL from the coding sequence ATGGAAGAATGCTCTAAAAACGATAGTAGAATAAAATGGATTGATATGTTAAAAGGCATTACCATATTATTAGTGGCTTTTAACCATGCCGTTTGTGCTGCATATTCTGATGCAATTAGTACACATTCGTCTAGTATTCTATTTGATTGGTTTGTTCATTCGTCTAATTCTTTACTAGCCGTTGCCAGGATGCCTGCTTTTTTCTTAGCTGCAGGTATTGTTATGGCGGCTTTAAAGAAAAACAAACTAAAGTGGTTCTTATCAAAGCGAATGCCGCTTATGATTTGGTTAATTATAATTTGGACTTTATTATCATTTCTCGTTGAAAGGATAGGACTTCATTTATATCCCTGGGAACCATATCCATATCTTCCTCAAAACAGTTTATTTATTCTACCATATGGGAATTTATGGTTTATATATGCTTTGTTAATATTGAGTGGAATTGCTGCTGTTGTAAGTTATATGTCTTACTTGAAACAGATGATTATCACCATTATACTTGCCTTGTTGATTCTCTTTAGTATGCAATATGGATTTTTAAAAAATATTCTTTTTCACAATTTATGCTTTATAGGACTGCCTTTTTTTATGGCCGGTTTTATATTTAAAAAGCAAGTGACTTATATATTTAAACGGAGCAATAGGTTAATGTTGTGGATGGTAGGACTTGCTGTTTTTGTTCTATTAATTCATTCTTTATTATTTATCACATACGGTTCCATTAGGACTTCGGGCTTTATTAGGATACTGATTTTAAATATTCCAGTTACATTCTTTTTTGTTGGATTAGTAGTTTATTTAATGTCATATTCAGACTATATAAATACTACGTTTATAAATATTGGTAAAAATTCGTTGGAGATTTTTCTGCTTCATCAGTTTTTTGTGGCATTGTTTATTCACTTATATAAGCTTATAGGGTTTGATGTGAATTCTGTTTTGGGCAAAATAGTATTGATATTATTTCCAATAATTCTTTGTGTGGTATTTGTCCATTATTTTAAAGGAATATTAAAACCCATACTTTTTACGGTGCCTAAATTTGGTAATAATAAGGTTCTTGTGCGATTACCACGCTTGTAG